AAAAACGGAATGAATGCGTATTTATTTGCTTTTGGAAATCCTAAAGGTTCTTATAATCAAATAAGATTATCGATTTATCCGAATTAAAAACGTGTGGTAACACCGTGTATAATTCATTGCTAGTACTCGCCTACTTACGAAAATCCTCGCGGATTTTCTATTCGGTTTGTATTTGCTAATTTAGTTGCTGAAATACGCAACGAAATCATACACAAACACGTTGTAGGCAATTAAAACTGAACTATGAAACAAAATTTATTATTAGTATTCTTATTGATTTTTACAATCAAATCATTTTCACAAGATTCAAAATTTAGTCTTGAATTAAATTATCCAATTCCAATTGACAATAATTTCATTGGAGAAAATTATAATGGAATAATTGACTTCGGAGCTAACTATCGATTTACTAATTTGAATCATGTAAATATCGGGATTTCTTTCAATGGTGGAATTTTAGTAAATAACTCTAGCCAAAATAGCCGATTTCAGGATTTCAAGGTCACGTCTTATGTTATTCAACCTAGAATATATGGAGAATTGGATTTAGAATCTATTAAAAAGTTTCATCCTTCAATTGGAATAGGATATACAATTATGGTTTTTGACGCTAATGGAACTAACGATATAATTGATGGTTCGGATCTAAATGATACTCAAAGTGATAGTGGATTTAACTTCAATTTTGGAATTGCATATGACATAACTGAAAAACTTTTTACTCAAGTGCAATATGACTTTATTAAACTTACTGCTGATAGTGATGTGCCAGATATAAAATTCAATACGAACGTAAATATTTTGAAAATAGGACTCGGATATCGGCTATAAAAACTACCTACAACAATTTGTATATTGCATATGCTGCCTTCAGCAGGCAAACGCAACATACAAGCGACGTTACCCACAATTTGAAAAAAACACTACAAATAATAATGCTATTGACTTTTGGACTGAATTTATCAGCTCAAAATGTGAAAATTGACTCAAAAATAAAAGTCGATTCAACTGAATTGAAAATATCAGAACGCAATTCTATATATTATGCATATTGTTCATTAGACAATAAAAAAAGTGATTCTCTAATTGTTACGATTGGAACTATCGGAACAAGTACTACTTCAATTAGAATTGACCTTACTGACAAACCAAGAGCTTATATACTACTCTATTCTGATGAAAATGAATTTGACGGAAAAAACATACTGGAGGTTGAATTTGAAAAATATGATTTAGAATTAAACTCGGCAGAATTCAAAAATGGCGAACGAATTATGGGTCGAATAAAGGGAAAATCAAAAATAATTCCTAATAAATCTGGTGGATATCAAATTGATATTGCTGGAGAATTTAGTCATATTATCGGAAAATTATTAATGAAAAGAATGGCAGAAAGTGATTTTCTGATTTTAGATGATTATTAATGCAATAAAAAACTGTGGGTAACACCGTGTATAAAAAATTGCTAGTTTTAGCTTAATCAAAGTTAGTTGCTCGTTTACTTGCTTCTGATTTTCCTTCGGAAAATCCTCGCCCGTAAACTCGCAACTTTTCATACACAAAACCGTTGGCAACAAGCTGAAAAATAAACCTAATGAATATGCTCTATAAATTTTTTTGCGTCAATTTCGAGATTACTGCGAAATTATTTAGGAACAGAGATTATCCTTTTTTTTCAACAATTCTTTCGTTGGTTATGTACCAATTCTTTACAATTTTATTTATCAATGATTTTATAACATTCCAAATTTTAAGGAGACGAGATTTAATAATGGAAAGAGATAAAACTTATGGAATTATATTAATTTCACTTCTTATCGTTGCTAATTACACTTACTTTTCCCATAATAACCGATATATAAAAATTTGGGACAACTATTTGAATTATAGTAAAAAGACAAAAATAAAATACCGCATATTATCATCTTTATTTATGGTTACGATAATAGTGCTAAATATATTAATGGTATTTGCATTAAGACATAATATTAATTGGTTGAACTAAATCTGGATATACAATAGTTCTTCAAAGTAGTGATGTCGGAAATAAAGCTTGGATTTTAAAAAACGAAAAGCAACCGCAATAAAAATGACTGACGGACTGAATGAAAGAGCGGAAATTCAGAAATCGGAAAAGTATGAATAGCATTTCAATACTAATCATTGAATTTTTGAGAAACGGAAAAAAACGACAAAAAAATAAAGCCAGTTGCCAACACCGTATATAATTTATTGCTAGTTCAAGCCTACTTACGAAAATCCTCGCGGATTTTCTATTCGGTTTTTATTTGCTAAATTACGTGCAAAACCACGCAACAAACCATATACAAACACGTTAGGCAACATTTGAATGGAAATCCGTAAAAACAACATAATTTGGCTTTTAATTTTAGTTTGTGGCTTGTCTTTTGGACAAACAGAAACGGAATTGAGAGTATCGGAATTGATTGAAAATCTGAATTGGGAAACACTTCCAATTACTTGCAATTATTCCTTAACTCTAACCGAATCGGATTCTATTGCCAACGAACTTGTAGGTATTGGAAAACAAGCAAACAGACAACTTTTAAACCAAATCTCAAATCCAGAAAAATCAATCGGAATTCATATAATTTTAACTCGAATTAATGAACAAAAAAGGTATAACAAAATTGGACTTGGCACTAAATATATTTACCAAAATTGTAAAGATTTGATTGGTTGGCATCATGTTTATAATGGAATTGTTTGGGAGTGGTTTGAAGACAAAGGCCAAATTATTTCGGAGTCTGAATTAAAAAAACTAACTGACTATTGGAATAACAAACTAATTGGAAATGGAAAATTTATACTCTCTGAAAGCGAAGAAATCTTCAAGTCATTGACAGAATCCGACAATGAAAAATACCCTTGTATTGACAATAGAAATTATGTAAATAATTCCGTCAACATAAAAATTCAAGAACTTAACTCTCTTCTGGGAAAATCAAATGAAAGCAAAGAAATTAATGAAGTGATGAATAGATTGGGTAACGATTCTACTCACACTTATTTTAAAGATTCCTACTTCATCAACTATGATACTGATGGAATATCCTTTAAGTTTAAAACAGACAGCACTTTATATTGTGTTTTTCTGGAAAAACAATATGAAGGAACTTTTTGGGGAGGAATTAGTATGGACTACAGTAAACAGAAAATTGAAAGTATTTATGGTAAGCCAAAAGAAAAACAAGAATTTGGTGGAGGAATGGAGAATTTTTGGTACACAGAACCAAAATTTCAGATACAATTTAATACTGATAACAGAATTAAATATATAATGATTAATCAATAATAAAAACGTTGCCTAACAACGTGTATAGCCCATTGCGGCTGAATTCCTAATCGGAATTCATTGCAATTTGCTATCTTTCGGTTACGGCGGAAAATCCTCGCGGATTTCCCGCAACGAGCCATACACAAACCGTTAGCATACATTTGAAAATGACACTTTCCGAAGTATATTTTTATATAATTATTATCATTTACCAACTCTTTAGTATGGTAATAATAACATTTACGGAAGACCTAAAAGATGACAAATATTTTAAAAGATATTTAAAAATCACTTTCCTAATCGGATTTCTTGGAATTATAATGGAGTTAATGGATTGGACTTATTTCTGTACATTTAATTGCACACTTCTGACTTTCTCACCTTTTCTGACTTTGTTAATCTCAAAAGGGATTATTGAATTTTATAAAAAAGTTTTTAAAAAAGAAGCTTTTCAAATGCAATGGGGAAGATTGTCAGACGGAATTTGGATAAAGAACAACGGAGATATAAAAAACAGAGGATATTATGGGTGGTATAGTGTAAACATTGGGAGTTTTCCAATTTTTATAATTACAGCTATATTTTTGCTAATAGAAAAAAACGTATGCTAACATTGTATAAAAATAATGCGTAAGTTTATTACTTAATCTAAAGTTAGTGCGTATTTGGTCACTCTGATTTTCCTGCGGAAAATCCTCGGACACAAAACCGCACTATTCTTATACAAACACGTTGCCAACAATTAGAATGAACGACAGATATAAAAATCATCAGTTTTTCTCACCTGAACATATTTTTGAATATGAAAATATTCAGCAATATGACAATCCAAAAATAAACTCTGAAAACATCCGAATTGGAAGTTTGTCTTTTCAATGGGACGTTTCGAGTAAAAAGGAAAAAGAACGAGTAAAAAACGAATGGATTAAAATAAT
This genomic stretch from Flavobacteriaceae bacterium GSB9 harbors:
- a CDS encoding porin family protein encodes the protein MKQNLLLVFLLIFTIKSFSQDSKFSLELNYPIPIDNNFIGENYNGIIDFGANYRFTNLNHVNIGISFNGGILVNNSSQNSRFQDFKVTSYVIQPRIYGELDLESIKKFHPSIGIGYTIMVFDANGTNDIIDGSDLNDTQSDSGFNFNFGIAYDITEKLFTQVQYDFIKLTADSDVPDIKFNTNVNILKIGLGYRL